The following coding sequences lie in one Gemmatimonadota bacterium genomic window:
- a CDS encoding transporter substrate-binding domain-containing protein gives MAAYFISGCGSTSETSRPSLLDQIKQRGTIRVGVSTFVPWAMRNKQGELVGFEIDVASRLAADAGLEIEFIPTAWDGIIPGLLAGKFDVIIAGMSITPARNLSVNFTRPYSHSELLLAASRDEAGHLVDREDYDSADVTIAVRRGSTSVQAARKNFPQATIQQFDDDILAFQEVLNGNAEAVIASSPKPEHEVLRNSDRLFIPFDEPLDRGAEAIAIRQGETDALNFFDNWILLRTEDGWLKERRDYWFKTLDWEDDVAPDQ, from the coding sequence ATGGCCGCGTATTTCATTTCAGGCTGCGGGTCCACATCGGAGACGTCCCGGCCAAGCCTGCTCGACCAGATCAAGCAGCGGGGCACCATACGCGTCGGCGTATCGACCTTCGTCCCCTGGGCCATGCGCAACAAGCAGGGGGAACTGGTGGGCTTCGAGATCGACGTGGCCAGCCGCCTTGCGGCCGACGCCGGCCTGGAGATCGAGTTCATCCCCACGGCCTGGGACGGGATCATCCCCGGACTCCTGGCCGGCAAGTTCGACGTGATCATCGCCGGCATGTCCATCACCCCCGCGCGAAACCTGAGCGTGAATTTCACCCGGCCCTATTCCCATTCGGAGCTTCTGCTGGCCGCCAGCAGGGATGAGGCGGGCCATCTTGTCGACAGGGAGGACTACGACAGCGCCGACGTGACCATCGCAGTGCGCCGCGGCTCGACCTCGGTCCAGGCGGCGCGGAAGAACTTCCCCCAGGCGACCATCCAGCAGTTCGACGACGACATCCTCGCCTTCCAGGAAGTCCTGAACGGCAACGCCGAAGCCGTCATCGCTTCCTCGCCCAAACCGGAACACGAGGTCCTGCGCAACAGCGACCGGCTGTTCATTCCCTTCGACGAACCCCTGGACCGAGGCGCCGAGGCCATTGCGATCCGCCAGGGAGAAACGGACGCCCTGAATTTCTTCGACAACTGGATACTGCTGCGGACCGAGGACGGATGGTTGAAGGAACGGCGGGACTACTGGTTCAAGACGCTGGACTGGGAGGATGATGTAGCGCCGGACCAGTAG
- a CDS encoding XRE family transcriptional regulator translates to MKSQRVKIERGSGNVFADLGLPDAETYLLKAELVTGIDRIIRQRRLKQVEAAKLLGLSQPDVSRLMRGDFREYSIDRLLRLLITLGRDVEIVIRESDTGRPGRLSVEA, encoded by the coding sequence ATGAAATCTCAACGAGTGAAAATCGAACGCGGCAGCGGAAACGTCTTTGCTGATCTTGGCTTGCCGGATGCCGAAACGTACTTACTTAAAGCTGAACTGGTGACGGGCATCGACAGGATCATTCGCCAACGTAGGCTGAAGCAGGTCGAGGCGGCAAAGTTGCTCGGCTTGTCTCAACCCGATGTGTCGCGACTGATGAGAGGAGACTTCAGGGAGTACTCCATAGATCGGCTTCTGCGCCTTCTGATCACCCTTGGACGCGATGTCGAAATCGTTATTCGCGAATCAGACACCGGCCGACCTGGAAGACTCAGCGTCGAAGCCTAA